One genomic segment of Borrelia coriaceae includes these proteins:
- a CDS encoding LIC_12708 family protein, giving the protein MKKFYKIHLSLLVIIISCNIKTLNELGEEQFKIPFGTLPGEITPLANKFTNSSFDIKTYNGLVYIVEVKANKLMIFNSYGKLIQTYQNGIFQTNSNLKIKKVDFENIQTIYPSKDFIVVSDRLDDHKSKFDEKENIAYSTRIFILNKDSSVEILGQEGRNGTPFPQVYDINIDDGNNIAIITIYHEGYIIYSYDRALSPLYKIYVNTNILQIPEEERKKYNISIDKVFFEVNKKIIYVKTTYYENIRTNENINDLGVKIKNQYFYTISLNKHKEFEIKNKITLPQNLLNDQQESFINIIGILKDKIIASTNMKNLSNTLIWKLDSKGKIKEQMVLIEPTNLKFLAESLSKDGILSILYGAKSGVSVYWWNLNTLLKL; this is encoded by the coding sequence ATGAAAAAGTTTTATAAAATTCATTTAAGTCTATTGGTTATTATTATATCATGTAATATCAAAACTTTAAACGAACTTGGAGAAGAGCAATTCAAAATACCATTTGGAACATTACCTGGCGAAATAACACCACTTGCAAACAAATTTACTAATTCAAGCTTTGACATTAAAACATACAACGGACTTGTATATATTGTAGAAGTTAAAGCAAATAAACTCATGATTTTTAATTCTTATGGAAAATTAATTCAAACTTATCAAAATGGCATATTTCAAACAAATTCCAACCTTAAAATCAAAAAAGTAGATTTTGAAAATATTCAGACAATATACCCATCAAAAGACTTTATCGTAGTATCAGATAGACTAGATGATCATAAATCTAAATTCGATGAGAAAGAAAACATAGCATATTCTACACGAATATTTATTTTAAATAAAGATTCATCTGTAGAAATCTTAGGACAAGAAGGACGAAATGGAACGCCATTTCCACAAGTCTATGATATCAATATTGACGACGGAAACAACATAGCAATAATAACTATATATCATGAAGGATATATAATATACTCCTACGATAGGGCTCTCTCCCCACTTTATAAGATTTATGTAAATACAAACATATTACAAATACCAGAAGAAGAGAGAAAAAAATATAATATATCAATAGACAAAGTATTTTTTGAAGTAAATAAAAAAATCATTTACGTAAAGACAACTTACTATGAAAATATTAGAACCAATGAAAACATTAACGATCTTGGAGTGAAGATCAAAAATCAATATTTTTATACAATAAGTTTAAATAAACATAAAGAATTTGAAATAAAAAATAAAATCACATTACCCCAAAATTTATTAAATGATCAACAAGAAAGTTTCATCAATATCATTGGAATTCTAAAAGATAAAATCATAGCATCGACCAACATGAAAAATCTATCTAACACCTTAATATGGAAATTGGACAGTAAAGGAAAAATAAAAGAACAAATGGTCTTAATTGAACCAACAAACCTTAAATTTCTTGCTGAAAGCCTATCTAAAGACGGCATACTTAGCATACTTTATGGCGCAAAAAGTGGGGTCAGCGTCTACTGGTGGAACTTAAATACTTTACTTAAACTATAA
- the alr gene encoding alanine racemase, protein MTKNKEIIINLKNLEHNLISIKNYIQQRELIATLKSDAYGHGLIQTFKFLKAKGVNYFGLFWIDEALKLKKIEKDANILLYINTDKSAIKNLVKFNITPFVADSQYLSLIEQECRKQNKKIKIHLKVDVGMNRYGTKIENALNLAIQIQNSKLVEFEGICTHLPTTENTKITQAQIEKFIHFINELKIKNINPKFIHASNSEHIVNYTINEQFNMVRPGLILYGYYPNSNSLNNNLQLKPVLNLYSKIIFIKNVKKGEQISYSGLFTAKEDMQIGLLPIGYFDGIPQNTSNNFYCIIKDQKCFIRGKICMNISIVEIPKDLKIKIGEKVEITSERLSLDLLSQESGMSKYEILCSIGKYEKKKYLY, encoded by the coding sequence ATGACTAAAAACAAAGAAATCATAATAAACCTCAAAAATCTAGAACATAATCTAATCTCAATTAAAAATTATATTCAACAAAGAGAATTAATAGCCACACTTAAATCAGATGCTTATGGGCATGGACTTATTCAGACATTCAAATTCTTAAAAGCAAAAGGGGTAAATTATTTTGGCCTTTTTTGGATAGATGAGGCTTTAAAGCTTAAAAAAATTGAAAAAGACGCAAATATACTACTCTACATTAACACAGACAAGAGTGCAATAAAAAACTTAGTTAAATTCAACATTACACCCTTTGTTGCTGACTCTCAATATTTATCACTAATAGAACAAGAATGTAGAAAACAAAATAAAAAAATAAAAATTCATTTGAAAGTTGACGTTGGAATGAATAGATATGGAACTAAAATAGAAAACGCACTTAATCTAGCAATTCAAATTCAAAATTCAAAATTAGTAGAATTTGAAGGAATTTGCACACATTTACCAACAACAGAAAACACAAAGATTACTCAAGCACAAATTGAAAAATTTATTCATTTTATAAATGAACTTAAGATAAAAAATATAAATCCAAAATTTATCCATGCTTCCAACTCAGAACACATAGTAAACTATACAATAAATGAACAATTTAATATGGTAAGACCAGGACTTATCTTATATGGATATTATCCAAACTCAAATAGCTTAAACAACAACTTGCAACTCAAACCAGTACTAAATCTATATTCAAAAATCATATTTATTAAAAACGTAAAAAAGGGAGAGCAAATATCATACTCTGGTTTATTCACTGCAAAAGAAGATATGCAAATAGGACTTTTGCCAATTGGATATTTCGATGGAATCCCACAAAATACATCTAACAATTTTTACTGCATAATAAAAGATCAAAAATGCTTCATTAGAGGAAAAATATGCATGAACATCTCAATCGTAGAAATACCTAAAGATCTAAAAATCAAAATAGGAGAAAAAGTAGAAATAACTTCTGAAAGATTAAGCTTAGATTTACTCAGTCAAGAATCTGGTATGAGTAAATACGAAATACTTTGCTCGATTGGCAAATATGAGAAAAAAAAATATCTATATTAA
- a CDS encoding calcium/sodium antiporter produces MESIHFFYVILGIFLLYLGGNYLLKSSVNIATYLQVPNLLIGVVIVSLSTSAPELFTSLIASFKGKNEIIVSNIIGSNIINMLLALPLTGLFLKIKTDFNRLKFSFIILFLLMFLLLLLSFDFGTLSFFKVPYYRTSSLIILFLFLFYLFLFYREEKKYDSVTIDLESGNCDYGFKFLFLNILLLLLSVYFLYLGSKLLIDSSIYIAHNVLNISEKVIGIIFVAFGTSIPEIVVSLFAVIKKESDIALGNIIGSNIFNIGFILSSSSFVNPVLMSDIYLSDFSIMLAVSLMLLLIVKFKGTFGRGSAILFLSLYILYNSFLFGIF; encoded by the coding sequence TTGGAATCCATTCATTTTTTTTATGTAATACTTGGTATATTTTTGTTGTATCTTGGTGGAAATTATCTTTTAAAGAGTTCTGTCAATATTGCTACTTATTTGCAAGTTCCTAATCTTTTAATAGGTGTCGTAATAGTATCTTTATCAACAAGTGCTCCAGAGCTTTTTACAAGTTTAATAGCATCTTTTAAGGGTAAAAATGAAATTATTGTTTCTAATATCATTGGTAGTAATATTATTAATATGTTGCTTGCACTTCCTTTAACAGGGCTTTTTTTAAAGATTAAAACTGATTTTAATAGACTTAAGTTCTCTTTTATAATTTTATTTTTATTGATGTTTCTTCTTTTATTACTTTCTTTTGATTTTGGCACTTTGTCTTTTTTTAAGGTACCTTATTATAGAACTAGTTCATTGATAATTTTATTTTTATTTTTATTTTACTTGTTTTTATTTTATAGAGAGGAAAAAAAATATGATTCTGTTACAATAGATTTAGAGAGTGGTAACTGTGATTATGGGTTTAAGTTTTTATTTTTAAATATCTTGCTTTTATTATTAAGTGTATATTTTTTATATTTGGGTTCAAAGTTGTTAATAGATAGTTCAATATACATTGCACATAATGTTTTGAATATTAGTGAGAAAGTTATTGGAATTATTTTTGTAGCTTTTGGGACCAGCATACCAGAGATTGTCGTTTCTCTTTTTGCAGTAATTAAAAAAGAGTCAGATATTGCCCTTGGAAATATCATTGGAAGTAATATATTTAATATTGGGTTTATTTTGTCTAGTAGTAGTTTTGTAAATCCAGTACTCATGAGTGATATTTATTTGTCTGACTTTAGTATCATGCTTGCTGTATCTTTAATGTTATTGTTAATCGTAAAGTTTAAAGGAACTTTTGGTAGAGGTTCTGCTATTCTTTTTTTATCTTTGTATATTTTATATAATTCATTTTTATTTGGTATTTTTTAA
- a CDS encoding putative glycoside hydrolase, translating into MRLNTCIMFLYIICLLFSYFFLCFHLYSLNEAKYFKKGDLFFIHKGSLYKKHNDTIFKVEPKGLDTRWIYPFKRPVPKRITSIYEDFYSSNALLTTSDSVYISHNYFKDFMKLVDNDKFNKNSYITSSALSRGEYKRIAIGTSNSGIYLSVNDNLDFKSLNSLISKTYLGAGYYDVISAIEFSKNNASELYCSYGIYGDIILINTVQGVIKKLEFPFKKQIVCIIDLSDANMEKLLVRTYDNHFYSYINDKWTFDGQFSVYGEDSLKKLERSSLASNKGAIYLTAYTLHNKRDVDERFEFIKRLGMNAVVIDFKNDSGVITYASKLSLPNKIKAVKNLIDVPYILNKAKELGIYVIARVVVFKDEKLYFYNNCEYALWNKKTNQPWANIVKVDVGGSLRSVQKEHWVDLFLQDTWDYNLSIAKEIQSFGVDEIQFDYIRFPTDGPVSLITSRFNKYKMRAIDALESFLIMARKNIDIPISIDVYGNNGWFITNSIGQNISMMADYVDVISPMFYPSHYTNDFLKDELYYTTRAYKIYKEGSNRASVFSSGRVIIRPYVQAFLLGSERFVGKEVYLEYFSHQLRGVKESLGNGFSLWNASNIYYMVKNDLREFLGLS; encoded by the coding sequence ATGAGACTTAATACATGTATAATGTTTTTGTATATAATTTGCTTGTTATTTTCTTATTTTTTTTTGTGTTTTCATTTGTATTCATTAAATGAAGCTAAATATTTTAAGAAGGGTGATTTATTTTTTATTCATAAAGGTTCTTTATATAAGAAGCATAATGATACAATATTTAAGGTTGAACCTAAGGGATTAGATACTAGGTGGATATATCCGTTTAAAAGACCTGTGCCTAAGAGAATAACTTCTATTTATGAAGATTTTTATTCTTCAAATGCTCTTTTGACGACTAGTGACTCTGTTTATATTTCTCATAATTATTTTAAAGATTTTATGAAATTAGTTGATAATGACAAATTTAATAAAAATTCTTATATTACATCAAGTGCATTGTCTCGAGGAGAGTATAAGCGTATTGCTATTGGGACTTCTAATAGTGGAATTTATTTAAGCGTTAACGATAATTTGGATTTTAAAAGCTTAAATTCTTTAATTTCTAAGACATATCTTGGTGCTGGTTATTATGATGTGATTAGTGCAATAGAGTTTTCAAAAAACAATGCAAGTGAGCTTTATTGTTCTTATGGAATTTATGGAGATATTATTTTAATTAATACGGTTCAAGGGGTTATTAAAAAGTTAGAGTTTCCTTTTAAGAAACAGATAGTGTGCATTATTGATTTGTCAGATGCAAATATGGAAAAACTTTTAGTTAGAACTTATGATAATCATTTTTATTCTTACATTAATGACAAGTGGACTTTTGATGGCCAATTTTCTGTTTATGGAGAAGATTCTCTTAAAAAGTTAGAAAGGAGTAGTCTTGCTTCTAATAAGGGAGCAATTTATTTGACGGCTTACACTCTTCATAATAAGAGAGATGTTGATGAGAGATTTGAGTTTATAAAAAGATTAGGAATGAATGCTGTTGTTATTGATTTTAAAAATGATAGTGGTGTTATTACTTATGCAAGTAAATTGTCTTTGCCAAACAAGATAAAGGCTGTTAAAAATTTGATAGATGTTCCTTATATTTTAAATAAAGCAAAGGAGCTTGGAATATATGTTATTGCTAGAGTTGTTGTCTTTAAAGATGAGAAACTTTATTTTTATAATAATTGTGAGTATGCCCTTTGGAATAAAAAGACCAATCAGCCTTGGGCAAATATTGTAAAAGTTGATGTTGGTGGTTCTCTGAGATCTGTTCAAAAGGAGCATTGGGTAGATCTCTTTTTGCAAGATACATGGGATTATAATTTATCTATTGCAAAGGAAATACAGTCTTTTGGCGTTGACGAGATTCAATTTGATTATATTAGATTTCCAACAGATGGGCCTGTATCTCTTATAACTTCAAGATTCAATAAATATAAGATGAGAGCAATTGATGCTCTTGAGTCTTTTTTAATTATGGCTAGGAAAAATATTGATATTCCTATTTCTATTGATGTTTACGGGAATAATGGATGGTTTATTACAAATAGTATTGGTCAAAACATTTCTATGATGGCAGATTATGTTGATGTTATTTCACCAATGTTTTATCCTTCGCATTATACTAACGATTTTTTGAAAGATGAGTTATACTATACTACCAGGGCTTATAAGATTTATAAGGAAGGGAGTAATAGGGCTTCTGTATTCTCTTCAGGTAGGGTTATAATTAGGCCTTATGTTCAAGCTTTTTTGCTTGGTTCAGAACGCTTTGTGGGTAAAGAAGTTTATTTAGAATATTTTTCTCATCAATTAAGAGGGGTTAAAGAGTCTTTAGGTAATGGTTTTAGTTTATGGAATGCATCTAATATCTATTATATGGTTAAAAATGATTTAAGAGAGTTTTTAGGTTTGTCTTAA
- the malQ gene encoding 4-alpha-glucanotransferase, protein MKRKSGILLNISALPSKYGIGDLGRGAYKFIDFLAASSQGYWQILPYSPPNFVEFPYSSCSAFAGNVNYIDLNAIDRFIDMDLSTLECPEDRCVDYGTLKAKKIVLRNAALNFLNRATIDELNSFEKFKKSAAYWLLDFASFVVFKEYYSKFQSPQTFNLLFSREILKRDTKVLTKFRETLDVEIKIQQVLQYFFFSQFKDLKKYANNAGIKIVGDIPIFVSYDSADVWAHQKYFKLRFDASKDKVTGVPPGCLFKKEYLWGNAAYNWKALRKDDYVWWVNRIDFLCKYVDIVRIDYFRGFVSTWEVAAGESLVLDGQWVKCPGKDFFKRVLNEINDLEIWVEDLVQEHGDTFRLRDYFGFPGTRMMQFAFDFDSKNLYLPHNYIRNCVVYTGTHESDTIRRFISSIDDDHKKYIFDYLNTSEDAVVLDMIRGAMASVANSVIIPMKDYLDLVSDFSMNMSDAMLNNFRILSSDLNSDLSNKIRNITKLYGRI, encoded by the coding sequence ATGAAAAGAAAAAGTGGAATTTTGCTCAATATTAGTGCTTTACCATCTAAGTACGGTATTGGTGATTTAGGGAGAGGGGCTTATAAATTTATAGATTTTCTTGCTGCTTCATCACAGGGTTATTGGCAGATATTGCCTTATTCGCCTCCTAATTTTGTGGAGTTTCCTTATTCAAGTTGTTCTGCATTTGCTGGTAATGTTAATTATATTGATTTAAACGCTATTGATAGGTTTATTGATATGGATTTAAGCACTCTTGAGTGTCCAGAAGATAGATGTGTTGATTATGGCACTTTAAAAGCTAAGAAAATTGTTTTAAGAAATGCTGCTTTGAATTTTTTGAATAGGGCAACAATTGATGAGCTTAATTCATTTGAAAAATTTAAGAAATCGGCTGCTTACTGGCTTTTAGATTTTGCAAGTTTTGTTGTTTTTAAAGAGTACTATTCTAAGTTTCAATCTCCACAAACTTTTAATCTTTTATTTAGTAGAGAAATTTTAAAGAGAGACACTAAGGTGTTAACAAAATTTAGAGAAACCCTTGATGTTGAGATTAAGATTCAACAAGTTTTACAATATTTCTTTTTTTCACAATTTAAAGATTTAAAAAAATATGCTAATAATGCTGGAATTAAAATAGTAGGTGATATTCCTATTTTTGTATCTTATGATTCTGCTGATGTTTGGGCTCATCAAAAATATTTTAAATTAAGGTTTGATGCAAGTAAAGATAAAGTGACGGGTGTTCCCCCTGGTTGTTTATTTAAGAAAGAATATCTTTGGGGTAATGCAGCTTATAATTGGAAAGCTTTAAGAAAAGATGATTATGTGTGGTGGGTTAATCGTATTGATTTTTTGTGTAAATATGTGGATATTGTTAGAATTGATTATTTTAGAGGATTTGTATCAACATGGGAAGTTGCTGCAGGAGAATCTTTGGTATTGGATGGACAATGGGTGAAATGTCCTGGTAAAGATTTTTTTAAACGAGTGCTAAATGAAATTAATGATTTAGAAATTTGGGTTGAAGATCTTGTACAAGAGCATGGAGATACATTTAGGTTAAGAGATTATTTTGGTTTTCCTGGAACGAGAATGATGCAATTTGCCTTTGATTTTGATTCTAAAAATTTATATCTTCCTCATAATTATATAAGAAATTGTGTTGTTTATACAGGTACTCATGAGAGTGATACTATTCGTAGATTTATTAGTTCTATTGATGATGATCATAAAAAATATATTTTTGATTATTTAAATACTAGTGAAGATGCTGTTGTTTTGGACATGATAAGGGGTGCTATGGCTAGTGTTGCAAATAGTGTAATAATTCCAATGAAAGATTATCTTGATTTGGTATCTGATTTTAGTATGAATATGTCTGATGCAATGCTTAACAATTTTAGGATACTCAGTAGTGATTTGAACTCTGATTTAAGCAACAAGATAAGGAATATTACAAAACTTTATGGGAGAATTTGA
- a CDS encoding OmpA family protein, with protein sequence MNIKTVILLFSAHTLTFAFQVLEFKYTKGSKFRIETTDNQEIYLNGILNSKTKTNIQVSSEVKDIKNNFTDIKSYFRVLQRDDESDVYLLKEEFEGNFSINKQGEYKINNNQKRPSVRGIPRFPGTPIKLNDTWTYPAEEYIQASQIAKGIKDFITKFDVNYVYKGKEKIDNKYYDIIYSNYESKYNVKNISFSQKVNQIIYFDSKLGSIYKYKDTYEFKMKNGKNNIKMIGTSSGETISIELPNDNTIENEIREYISKKHIDSINIEKNENGIKLSLDIEFYPDSFQIIKNEYKKLKHIANLLEKFKDNNILIEGHTAKFGTEQEMQELSEKRAHKIGNYLLKMKAKNKNQIFFKGWGAKKPKYASSSPLASKNRRVEITILNN encoded by the coding sequence ATGAATATTAAAACTGTTATATTACTATTTTCAGCACATACTCTAACATTTGCATTTCAAGTACTCGAATTTAAATACACCAAGGGATCTAAATTCAGAATAGAAACTACTGACAATCAAGAAATCTACCTAAATGGAATATTGAATTCAAAAACCAAAACTAATATACAAGTTTCAAGCGAAGTAAAAGATATAAAAAATAATTTCACAGATATCAAATCTTACTTTAGAGTATTACAAAGAGATGATGAGAGTGACGTTTACTTACTTAAAGAAGAATTTGAAGGAAATTTTAGCATAAACAAACAAGGTGAATACAAAATTAATAACAATCAAAAAAGACCTTCTGTTAGAGGCATTCCAAGATTCCCAGGGACACCAATAAAATTAAATGACACTTGGACATATCCAGCGGAAGAATATATTCAAGCATCCCAGATCGCAAAAGGAATAAAAGACTTTATTACAAAATTTGATGTAAATTACGTGTATAAAGGAAAAGAAAAAATAGACAACAAATATTACGACATAATTTACTCAAATTACGAATCTAAGTATAATGTAAAAAATATATCATTCTCTCAAAAGGTTAATCAAATCATTTATTTTGATTCAAAATTAGGCAGCATATATAAATATAAAGATACATATGAATTTAAAATGAAAAATGGCAAAAATAATATCAAAATGATTGGAACCTCATCTGGGGAAACAATCTCTATTGAATTACCAAATGACAATACAATAGAGAATGAGATTAGAGAATATATCAGTAAAAAACACATAGACTCTATTAACATAGAGAAAAACGAAAATGGCATCAAACTAAGCCTAGATATTGAATTTTACCCTGATTCTTTTCAAATCATTAAAAATGAATATAAGAAACTAAAACATATAGCCAATTTATTAGAAAAATTTAAAGACAATAATATTCTAATAGAAGGACATACAGCAAAGTTTGGAACAGAACAGGAAATGCAAGAATTGTCTGAAAAAAGAGCTCATAAAATTGGAAACTACTTATTAAAAATGAAAGCAAAAAACAAAAATCAAATATTTTTTAAAGGATGGGGTGCTAAAAAACCTAAGTATGCAAGCTCATCTCCTTTAGCATCCAAAAATCGAAGAGTAGAAATTACAATTCTAAACAATTAA
- a CDS encoding TraR/DksA family transcriptional regulator: MQKSNFEHEFVEKMHNSLLESKKEILNSIRSVEDSKREIINNDLHLKDIIDIAFDNMDGNNLEALSSVEKKKLHLINQALYRISQNTYGNCLACDRGISKERLEAIPYAFLCISCQTKKEKKSRRSV, translated from the coding sequence ATGCAGAAAAGTAATTTTGAGCATGAATTTGTTGAAAAGATGCACAATTCTCTTTTAGAATCAAAAAAAGAAATATTAAATTCTATAAGATCTGTTGAGGATAGCAAGAGAGAGATCATTAATAATGATTTGCATCTAAAGGACATCATTGATATTGCATTTGACAATATGGATGGCAATAATCTTGAAGCTTTAAGTTCAGTTGAAAAAAAGAAGCTGCATTTAATAAATCAGGCGCTTTATCGAATTTCCCAAAATACTTATGGTAATTGTTTGGCCTGTGATAGAGGTATTTCAAAAGAAAGATTAGAGGCTATTCCTTATGCATTTTTATGTATAAGTTGTCAAACTAAAAAGGAGAAAAAGAGCAGACGATCGGTTTAG
- the infA gene encoding translation initiation factor IF-1 produces the protein MDTKEEAIETEGIVKESLPNTMFRVELKNGHLVLAHLSGKMRKHFIKIVPGDKVKVELSPYDLTKGRIVYREK, from the coding sequence TTGGACACTAAAGAAGAAGCTATTGAAACTGAAGGTATTGTTAAAGAATCTCTCCCTAATACAATGTTTAGAGTGGAACTTAAAAACGGTCATCTAGTTCTAGCCCACCTATCTGGTAAGATGAGAAAACATTTTATAAAGATAGTTCCTGGAGATAAAGTGAAAGTCGAGTTATCACCTTATGATCTTACAAAGGGAAGAATAGTATATAGAGAAAAATAA
- a CDS encoding SH3 domain-containing protein, producing MGSEGRRTGWIFARRLVIFLVLYFVTFEVYSLSGIDYLVSTKVLKGSKVIHVIKLNLSQDIDEDLLRFEINEDINENTKLASVSKVPDGDNVFVEVKIEYKFDKLGFVKIPPLKVAYRDEVYLSSEFEVVILKEDELQFFGLPVKLYWDFDKAEIYEYQSIGFVLRANWLVNNSLRSIASSFNAVKDAMIDRTPIFENIKYRTFNSKEILDVPLYNFILTPLRGSKSIIIPSVSFNIAENIARMSPEISLKIKPIPDEVKSLAVGTFKVDYEFPNLTLINQDTFTVLIKITGQGNLPHIRFPEIETYNSKVIYKKKNYNFEPSKDGYKGSISEIYTFKPDNKGNLFLNIDDFTYLDPADGKVYKLNGKRLKYEYYGEFRSSNDSGQELWSNFSLLSYNDILKHKNKTFLFFVPIYYLLLIPGILFSLVIFIKYKKFFVASGCGLVILILTLAVSLNAINDGFLSEDNINDLIGDYKLGNYGNALNKVDSIITKNPSYSGLWLNRALILSKMNRYFDAIYSAYKAFFISPSNDTFYKVIDFIEAKNVVNENIRNSSFVLSNIFFVISLILVNILVVIISCKFYAKNLKKIMLFLLLSVKCFTLFQTYYFYVDQQSEIGIIRGDLVSLYKVPDNFSRSWRFLKGNISVYILDRKDDFILIQTNHGLQGWIYKNFIVSIKDTLI from the coding sequence ATGGGTAGTGAGGGCAGAAGAACAGGCTGGATCTTTGCAAGAAGATTGGTAATATTTTTAGTTTTATATTTTGTGACTTTTGAAGTTTACTCTTTGTCTGGCATCGATTATTTGGTTTCAACTAAAGTACTTAAAGGCTCTAAGGTTATCCATGTTATTAAATTAAATCTATCTCAAGATATTGATGAAGATTTATTAAGATTTGAAATAAATGAAGATATAAATGAGAATACTAAGCTTGCTTCAGTATCTAAGGTTCCAGATGGAGATAATGTTTTTGTAGAGGTAAAGATTGAATATAAGTTTGATAAATTGGGATTTGTTAAAATTCCTCCATTAAAAGTGGCTTATCGTGATGAGGTTTATTTAAGTTCAGAGTTTGAAGTAGTCATTTTAAAAGAAGATGAGTTGCAGTTCTTTGGCTTACCAGTTAAATTGTATTGGGATTTTGATAAAGCAGAAATTTATGAGTATCAGAGCATTGGTTTTGTTTTGCGTGCAAATTGGCTTGTAAATAATAGTTTGAGGTCAATTGCCAGTTCTTTTAATGCTGTTAAAGATGCAATGATTGATAGAACCCCTATATTTGAAAATATTAAATATAGAACTTTTAATAGTAAAGAAATTTTGGATGTTCCTCTTTATAACTTTATCTTGACTCCTCTTAGAGGTTCAAAGAGTATTATTATTCCCAGTGTTTCTTTTAATATAGCTGAAAATATTGCCCGTATGAGTCCTGAAATTTCTTTGAAAATTAAACCAATACCTGATGAGGTTAAGTCTTTAGCCGTTGGAACTTTTAAAGTTGACTATGAATTTCCTAATTTGACTTTAATTAATCAAGATACTTTTACTGTTTTGATAAAAATTACAGGGCAAGGAAATCTTCCGCATATTCGTTTTCCAGAAATTGAAACTTATAATTCTAAAGTTATTTATAAGAAGAAAAATTATAATTTTGAGCCTTCAAAAGATGGTTATAAGGGCAGTATATCTGAGATATATACTTTTAAGCCAGATAATAAGGGTAATTTATTCTTAAATATTGATGATTTTACTTATTTAGATCCTGCTGATGGAAAGGTTTACAAACTTAATGGTAAACGATTGAAATATGAATATTATGGAGAATTTAGGAGTAGTAATGATTCTGGTCAAGAGTTATGGTCGAATTTCAGTTTGCTTTCATATAATGATATTTTAAAGCATAAAAATAAAACTTTTTTATTCTTTGTTCCCATTTATTATTTACTTTTGATACCGGGAATTTTATTTTCTTTAGTTATATTTATTAAGTATAAAAAATTCTTTGTTGCATCAGGTTGTGGATTAGTTATTCTCATATTAACCCTCGCTGTTAGTCTTAATGCTATAAACGATGGTTTTCTCTCAGAGGATAATATAAATGATTTAATTGGAGATTATAAATTAGGCAATTATGGTAATGCTCTTAATAAAGTTGATAGTATTATTACAAAAAATCCAAGTTATTCAGGATTGTGGTTAAATAGAGCTCTCATTTTGAGTAAAATGAATAGGTATTTTGATGCAATTTATTCGGCTTATAAAGCATTTTTCATCTCACCTAGTAATGATACCTTTTACAAGGTAATTGATTTTATTGAGGCTAAAAATGTAGTTAATGAAAATATTAGGAACAGTAGTTTTGTTTTGTCTAATATTTTTTTTGTTATTAGTTTAATTCTAGTAAATATTTTGGTAGTGATTATTTCTTGTAAATTTTATGCAAAAAATTTAAAGAAAATTATGTTATTTTTGCTTTTATCTGTAAAGTGTTTTACTTTATTTCAAACTTATTACTTTTATGTTGATCAGCAATCTGAGATTGGAATTATTAGAGGTGATCTAGTTTCTCTTTATAAAGTTCCTGATAATTTTTCAAGAAGCTGGAGATTTTTAAAAGGGAATATAAGTGTTTATATACTTGATAGAAAAGATGACTTTATCTTGATTCAAACAAATCATGGACTTCAAGGATGGATTTATAAAAATTTTATCGTATCTATTAAAGATACTTTAATATAA